One genomic region from Nocardia vinacea encodes:
- a CDS encoding polyprenyl synthetase family protein, whose protein sequence is MGITRYESESRTAATVLDEARRLVEPAYRSSLDRIAPPIRMIVGYHAGWLDATGRPSKQVGKSIRPALVLASAKAVAAAEPPHGVTEAVAVELVHDFSLLHDDLMDGDEQRRNRRAAWSVFGERGAQLAGDALLAMAINEMVGRPGITLLSKALDALCNGQAADIDELEHRETGGLDESLAMIESKTAALLSCACEMGAIAGGADQEQARALAEFGHHLGIAFQLIDDMLGIWGNPSVTGKPLYPDLANRKKSPPIARALDSTGPTADALRELYRDVGRDTETLHRIACLIELTGAREWAEREARRELDAALDCLTGVSADDATEDLRLLAAMMTSRSA, encoded by the coding sequence GTGGGCATCACCAGGTACGAATCCGAGTCGCGAACCGCGGCCACGGTGCTCGATGAGGCCAGGCGGCTGGTCGAGCCCGCATACCGCTCCTCCCTGGACCGCATTGCCCCACCGATTCGAATGATCGTCGGCTACCACGCCGGCTGGCTGGACGCCACGGGTCGGCCGAGCAAGCAGGTCGGCAAGTCGATCCGTCCGGCGCTGGTGCTGGCATCCGCCAAAGCCGTAGCAGCCGCAGAACCACCGCACGGTGTCACCGAGGCCGTCGCGGTCGAGCTCGTGCACGATTTTTCACTACTGCACGACGACCTGATGGACGGCGACGAGCAGCGGCGCAACCGCCGAGCGGCCTGGTCGGTCTTCGGCGAACGTGGCGCCCAGCTCGCGGGAGATGCGCTACTGGCCATGGCGATCAACGAGATGGTCGGCCGCCCCGGCATCACGCTGCTGTCGAAAGCCCTCGACGCCCTATGCAACGGACAGGCCGCAGATATCGACGAGTTGGAACACCGCGAGACCGGCGGGCTCGACGAATCCCTCGCCATGATCGAGTCGAAGACCGCGGCACTGTTGTCCTGCGCCTGCGAGATGGGCGCGATCGCCGGTGGCGCCGACCAGGAACAAGCCAGAGCGCTGGCCGAATTCGGACACCATCTCGGCATCGCATTCCAATTGATCGATGACATGCTCGGCATCTGGGGCAATCCGAGCGTGACCGGGAAGCCGCTGTACCCAGACCTCGCCAACCGCAAGAAATCCCCGCCGATCGCGCGGGCACTGGATTCGACCGGGCCCACCGCGGATGCGCTGCGCGAGTTGTATCGAGACGTCGGCCGAGATACCGAAACGCTGCACCGGATCGCCTGCCTGATCGAACTCACCGGAGCACGCGAGTGGGCGGAACGGGAAGCCCGGCGGGAGCTCGACGCCGCGTTGGACTGCCTGACCGGCGTATCCGCCGACGATGCCACCGAGGATCTTCGACTACTCGCCGCGATGATGACGAGCAGGTCCGCATGA
- a CDS encoding cytochrome P450, with protein sequence MKNPIESIPLAPNTVPILGHGIRFLTDPIGFLSSLPTHGRLSRVQLGPLPVVVVCDPELARVVLLDDRTFDRGGPLYDRSREVAGDGIGTCPHSRHRRQRRLSQPAFQPGRMPGYSEAMVDSIENVIGSWQDGQRIQLGAEMSKLTVRVAVRTMFSSSFPETSVQQVADDFATIAGSIFRRMVLPPMANRLPTPANRSYYQARNRLRAVAAELIEQRRADNQDHGDLLSSLMRARDPDSTGAQVAMTDEELIDQVFTFLFAGAETTASTLTWALYLLGQNPEIRRQVQQEVDTVLNNDTARYEDLPNLPVVNRVVTETLRLYPAGWLLTRVVSADTTLDGVPLPAGTTVAVSPHVIHRRDEIYERAGEFVPDRWIGAEPDRTLFISFGAGARRCIGDQFGLVEASLALATIAARWRVAPLSTRPVPVSLAHLPAPTKLGMRVWRRDPVAVNASASEPGR encoded by the coding sequence ATGAAGAACCCGATCGAGTCGATCCCGCTAGCTCCGAACACTGTCCCGATTCTCGGTCACGGCATCCGTTTCCTCACCGACCCGATCGGATTTCTATCGTCACTCCCCACGCACGGCCGCCTCAGCCGAGTCCAATTGGGTCCGCTGCCGGTCGTGGTGGTCTGTGATCCCGAGTTGGCCCGGGTGGTGCTCCTGGACGACCGCACTTTCGACCGCGGCGGACCACTCTACGATCGCTCCCGCGAGGTCGCGGGCGATGGCATCGGAACCTGCCCGCACAGCAGGCACCGCCGACAGCGCCGCCTGAGCCAACCCGCGTTCCAACCGGGGCGTATGCCCGGATACTCCGAGGCCATGGTCGACTCGATCGAAAACGTGATCGGTTCCTGGCAGGACGGACAGCGAATCCAGCTCGGCGCGGAAATGTCGAAACTCACTGTCCGGGTGGCGGTTCGGACGATGTTCTCCTCGTCGTTTCCGGAGACCTCGGTTCAGCAGGTCGCCGACGATTTCGCGACAATTGCCGGGAGCATATTCCGGCGGATGGTGCTGCCGCCGATGGCCAATCGACTGCCGACACCGGCGAACCGGAGCTACTACCAGGCCCGGAACCGACTGCGGGCGGTGGCCGCCGAACTCATCGAACAGCGGCGGGCCGACAATCAGGACCACGGTGACCTGCTGTCCTCGCTGATGCGCGCCCGTGATCCCGACTCCACCGGCGCGCAGGTCGCGATGACCGACGAGGAACTGATCGACCAGGTATTCACGTTCCTGTTCGCGGGTGCGGAAACCACCGCGAGCACATTGACATGGGCGCTGTATCTGCTCGGACAAAATCCGGAGATACGACGGCAGGTTCAGCAAGAGGTCGATACCGTGCTGAACAATGACACGGCCCGCTACGAGGATCTGCCGAACCTGCCGGTCGTCAATCGGGTGGTGACCGAAACGCTGCGGTTGTATCCGGCCGGATGGTTGCTCACCCGGGTGGTTTCGGCGGATACCACCCTCGACGGCGTTCCGCTCCCGGCGGGCACGACCGTCGCGGTCAGTCCGCACGTCATTCACCGGCGTGATGAAATCTATGAGCGGGCAGGCGAATTCGTGCCCGATCGGTGGATCGGCGCGGAGCCGGACCGAACGCTGTTCATATCCTTCGGCGCCGGTGCACGACGCTGCATCGGTGACCAGTTCGGACTGGTCGAGGCCAGTTTGGCACTGGCGACGATCGCGGCACGCTGGCGCGTCGCTCCGCTGTCGACTCGGCCTGTGCCCGTATCGCTCGCGCATCTGCCCGCACCGACGAAACTCGGCATGCGGGTGTGGCGTCGAGATCCGGTGGCCGTCAATGCATCCGCATCGGAGCCGGGTAGATAG
- a CDS encoding UbiA family prenyltransferase: MAAPPEAVARRRVGVLTSGLLREFHICWSFSAGDLTATVVPATTFAVAAWASTNAGVAALPLVLAECLVYFWLYIYTFNLSNQLTGIEEDRHNKPHRPLVVGLVTPQGAKWRLVWVTAAFLALGAALQVLEWTVLWIVAWAFHNHFGGARALWGKNAAMVAGTIAQLAAAWQIVTPLTPVAWTWIVAIAIPLSVLVSLQDLRDIDGDVAVGRRTAIVVFGEPACRRFFAAAFVIYPVAMYFLVYRDAPAPAALVEVAAALLSFVIAYRVLRRRDRRADHTTYLLYTYWYCLTLASAVLAFGT, translated from the coding sequence ATGGCCGCACCCCCCGAAGCGGTCGCGCGCCGCAGGGTCGGCGTGCTGACCAGCGGCCTACTGCGTGAGTTCCACATCTGCTGGTCGTTCAGCGCAGGCGATCTGACGGCAACCGTTGTACCCGCGACGACCTTCGCCGTCGCCGCATGGGCGAGCACTAATGCGGGTGTCGCGGCACTGCCGCTGGTGTTGGCCGAATGTCTGGTCTATTTCTGGCTTTACATCTACACGTTCAACCTGTCGAACCAGCTGACCGGGATCGAGGAGGATCGCCACAACAAGCCGCACCGGCCGCTCGTCGTCGGACTCGTCACCCCGCAGGGCGCCAAGTGGCGGCTGGTCTGGGTCACTGCCGCCTTCCTCGCGCTGGGTGCGGCGCTGCAGGTCCTGGAATGGACGGTGCTCTGGATAGTGGCGTGGGCCTTCCACAATCACTTCGGCGGTGCCCGCGCACTGTGGGGTAAGAATGCCGCAATGGTCGCGGGCACGATCGCCCAACTCGCGGCGGCCTGGCAAATCGTGACTCCCCTGACGCCGGTGGCCTGGACCTGGATCGTGGCGATCGCCATACCCCTGAGTGTGCTGGTATCCCTGCAAGATCTGCGTGATATCGACGGTGATGTGGCGGTCGGAAGACGCACCGCCATAGTGGTTTTCGGAGAGCCGGCCTGCCGCCGGTTCTTCGCGGCGGCATTCGTGATCTATCCGGTTGCCATGTATTTCCTCGTCTATCGGGACGCACCGGCCCCCGCGGCACTGGTCGAAGTGGCCGCAGCGCTGCTGTCCTTCGTCATCGCCTACCGTGTGCTCCGGCGGCGCGATCGCCGTGCCGACCACACCACCTACCTGCTCTATACCTACTGGTACTGCCTGACTCTGGCCAGCGCGGTCCTCGCTTTCGGAACGTAA